The Trichoderma breve strain T069 chromosome 2, whole genome shotgun sequence DNA segment AGATGAAGCTTCGATTTCTGTGATCCATTGAGATACTCCAAGCAGCCTAGTCAATGGGCGCAATTGAAGCATGTAGATATTGCTACGGACAGAGTTACACCACATACCCCAACACTCAAGAAGAAACAGGTATGTCCATGGTCACATTACTTTACTCTAGGGAGGCATGCCCAGCACAGACTCGAAAGGGGAGGGAGTGCTCATACAAACACGCACTCCTTTCTAGCTCCCAGAAAGCAATATCCCGTCGGCAGCACACATCAAGACTACAGTGCTCCGCAATCGGTAGCCTATCTACTCATATCAAGCGAGCATGTATGGGGAGGATTATCAAGCCAAGCTTCCTGCAAGCTCAACACGAGCTGCACGACCCTTGAACCGTAAACAGTGGATCGCGGCTAGGCAAGGCAGCTGTATTTCTCCGTTCTAGAACCGGATCTTCGGAGTTGGGAAAATTGCAGGGACCTAAATAAAGAAGCAGCTTTAACGGCGAGGAACAGGAGAGGATGCATTGGGCTGTGTAAAAAGTAAGAGCAGGAGGCTAGATGAGATGGCGCTTGATGGAGCCGCCGCTGACTGGGTTACCCGAATAGGAAATTTTCAGGGTCCACGATGGTGTCTTGGGtgttggagaggaggaggaatggGTGGAAGCATGGGAGGGAGGATTTTTCGTATGCAGGGAGGTGGTCTAGAACTGCAATAAGTTGACGGAATTGAATAGTATTCTGTATTCATTTTTTATTGGATCAATTGACTCATGTAATGGCTTGTGGTGTTTGATTTTGCAAGGTGGTCGCTCTGTAGAACGGCAGATGCAAAAGGCTGAGATGGAGCAAGTGGCGCCGGCAGCTTTGAACAGGCTCGGGTGAACGACTTGGGCTAGCCTGGATTACATAACCCCTCGCCTCGAAAAAATGTTTGATTGCTCTTGTGTTGAGGTCGATACAGGTCGAATTCGAATTGCTCTttactctctcttctcattttGCACTTTTTCTTTTAGTCCAAAAGTGAATTGACCAGATCATTCGCAAGCCACTAGAGGGCCTCCATGCCAAGCCTGCAAACACAGTCGCGAAGGAGCTCAATGAAGTCAAAGTCCCATGCTTAATTCGAATCGAGCAGTGATTTTCGGCGCTTGAATCCTTGTTCAACACCTCCTCCAGCGGTTTCCCCGCATCGAGATGTGCTGATCCCCGGTACTTGATTTGCTCTCAATGGTTAATAGTTGCGCTCGTCTACATCATTACCATCATTTTTTGATCCTTGGCTGCATCATAGATGTATGTATGAAATGGTTTGCATACAGTTTATTTTCCGTAAATCCTACTGGATGAAAAATTTGGGACTTAGTCTTACGCAGCCACCGGTTAAAAGGGTAATGTGTGCATATTGACTAACACATCCAAAACACAACCTGCGATGCTTCAAAATCTCGTCTCCTACAACGTCAaaaaacagcaaaaaaagaagattcaacatacaacagccggtgttcgctgatggtcacccactcaactactaatctgcctCTCATTGGCTTGACtctgggggagcagacgggaccccgtATTTTCCAATGgatatggtcgtatgtgcttgaTCCCAGGGGTAGTTGGACTTAAATTACCATGGAAGGCAtctacaaaaaaaaaacagtaaaaaacatacaacagccggtgttcgctaATGGTCACCCACTtaactactaatctgccggttagaggcttgtctatgggggagcagacgggaccccgaactctcctctacctatggtcgtatgtgctgGGTTAGCCTTCTGTCAAGCTCATATTACCCACATCTCTTACACGGCAACTCTCTTTGCGCTTATTATCGTCAAATCAAGTATAAACTAATTGAAAAGAGTAAAAATCTGTTCTTAATTGCTTCTAGGTCCTCTCTGTCCTAGAGAGTGTAGTTGCTTTTTTACACTAGAATAATGTCCTTCCGCATTGAAGTCAAATCCTCACCCCATTTCTTCACGGCTTCTCCAAACATCATTCCGTAGATATAACAAGAGCAAACAACGTGATATGCTGATTGCTCGCCCTCCAAGCGCCGAATAATAAAAGGTGTTTGAGCCGTTGGGATAATGCATATCAAATCGCCTGGTTGGACTAGAGGCGATCCCGTACCACTGATGAACACACTTGTTAGAATCGTTTTTACCACGTTTGACACATACTAAAAAGGAGAAAACGTACTAGTAACCTCTCACAGTCGTGAAAAATCTCTTACTCTGGATGTTACTTGCACATCGATCACGAAATGGGAAAAACGGGTCACCTGGCTGACTCAATCCCCATTTGTCAACCCAGTTATCTGGGAAGTCCCCACTTATCGAAGGACAATGATCTCTACAGTATTGCTCAAATTGTTTGGCAATGACTCTGTGGTGTTCTCTCTCGATTGCTGCAATAAGTGTGCTTGTAAATGCCATCAGTCTATCTTCGTAGGCGCTAGGGCATCGAGAATCCGACTCATTAGCCAGTGACCAATAGTTTTCTATGATTTCATGCAGTACGGGTTTAAGATGATCGTAAATACTGTCACCGAATGCCTTTTCAACGGGTCCGGCGACTTCTCCACAGAGGTGAGCTTCGTCGATGAGAAGCGCACTGATCTTTAACTTGCTTTTCTCTATCTCCGGAGCAAAACTATTCTGGAAGATGGATAAATTCCTAGAGGCGTCATATCTCCCAAGCATATTTTCGTACAGCGTGCTATCAAACCTGGGGCACCATGACAGACCGGGTGTCAACTCTTCTTTATGTGTATGCCACACTAGCCCAAGGAAGCGAAGAGATCGTTGActgatgatggaaaagagTCGTAGTCGCAATTCAGCCTCGCTTATCGTATAGTCGGCGTCGATGATGGGATATCCATCTATCGTCCTTGCAGTCGGATGTGCAAGAGAAGAGTAGACAAAGTCTCTGACATCGGTTGCCCTCTGTATATATCTGCAGCGAAATATAATGTCTTCAAACTCTAGAgtccgtctctctctcatcatttgGGCCTCGTACTGCAATAATGGCGAGTTCTTGAACCATGCCTCGTCAAATGTCTTGACAGCCCTAGGAATATATGAGGCCCAGATATAGTCAAATAGCGATGCAAAATAATTGGACGTAATTTTCACGTCACGAAATTGGTCGCTACGACTTGCGGTGCTCCATGCGCAGACGAACTGAATTATTTCAACGAATTCCGTCTTTGCGGAGCCCCAGGCAAGTGAAACTTCTTTGGCCACGCCAACTTCCTGGACCACCCACACTCTAGTGAACCAAGGTAGCTTGAACATCCTCTCAACATGCTTCATGTGCTCCGGCGAAATAGTCCCGTCTGGATCTCGGAGGGGACCCCACCATGAAAAGAATTGTTGAGGCGTTGCTTGTTTCTCGACCAGGCGGTTGAACTTTTTGATGACAGAAATGGCAGGCTCAGCTATCGCTTCTTC contains these protein-coding regions:
- a CDS encoding heterokaryon incompatibility protein (HET) domain-containing protein; protein product: MSDELHHHNAYTLCQLPSVSWTRVLVVDPGEFADPITCTVQLYNTDQHDSGEPYEAISYVWGDPTITCAIHVNGVIMRITRNLFTALQQLRSKDTPKRLWTDAVCINQSDILEKGQQVNRMGIIYSNAARVIVWLGPDEEAIAEPAISVIKKFNRLVEKQATPQQFFSWWGPLRDPDGTISPEHMKHVERMFKLPWFTRVWVVQEVGVAKEVSLAWGSAKTEFVEIIQFVCAWSTASRSDQFRDVKITSNYFASLFDYIWASYIPRAVKTFDEAWFKNSPLLQYEAQMMRERRTLEFEDIIFRCRYIQRATDVRDFVYSSLAHPTARTIDGYPIIDADYTISEAELRLRLFSIISQRSLRFLGLVWHTHKEELTPGLSWCPRFDSTLYENMLGRYDASRNLSIFQNSFAPEIEKSKLKISALLIDEAHLCGEVAGPVEKAFGDSIYDHLKPVLHEIIENYWSLANESDSRCPSAYEDRLMAFTSTLIAAIEREHHRVIAKQFEQYCRDHCPSISGDFPDNWVDKWGLSQPGDPFFPFRDRCASNIQSKRFFTTVRGYYGTGSPLVQPGDLICIIPTAQTPFIIRRLEGEQSAYHVVCSCYIYGMMFGEAVKKWGEDLTSMRKDIILV